GTACCATAACTGAGGAAGACAACGGAGACACATTCCTTCACGTGCCCGATATGATTTTCAATCTAGTAATGGGCAAGATTAGAATTAGGCTACACATTGACTGACTCTTGGTGGTGCTCCAAGTTCCTTGAGGGTGTCAGATGTCGATGTCTTTGAAAATCGGGGTGCCTCCCGGTTTTTCATTCTCAGgtaaatacatgacaaagtattGGCAACTTATGTAATACTTTGCGCAAACTGTCTTAATGTTGTCCCTTTAGCGACGTGAGGAGATGACTGCCCACCTGAAGGACCAGCTACACGGGAGGAAGGCTAAGACTGGGCTGGAGAGGAAGTATGTGAAGAGCAGCGCGGAGCTGCTGGTGTACCAGGGACAGAAGATCAACACACACTCTGAGAAGCAGCTGGAGGAAGAGATCagggtgtgtgtctttgtggcaCTGTCCAGAATCATCCCCTAGCccctaaggctgtgtttacacaggcagcccaaatctgatcttttgcccaattagtGGCAAACATCTGATcttattggtcaaaagaccaattagtggtaaaagatctgaattgggctgcctgtgtaaacgcagtctAAGTGCCTCATGCAGTGGCGGATTGGCAATTCTgacaaatgccagatgggctggaccATTTTTGTTGTTGGGTAGGCTGGTCgaaattgacacacacacacaaatatatatttttatataaagACATGGCCGGCGGCCCATGGGCCTGTTAAGATTTGTTGTACAGAGTTTTGCGCAATTTCTATGTTCTACTAATCTATAATGAGCTTTTGGCTGACCAGTGGGCAACAGCCATCTAGTTAATGTGTATTGAGTTTCCACTTCCTCTGATGTTGAACCTCAAGTTAATTAGCCTATGATATTACTTAGTGCACATATGTATTTAAATGTCATGTGTCAACACTGCTCCCAGTGTctaattagggtgtgtagggtcagggtgtgtgtgtggggtgtggggggggggggtgagttggCGGCGCATGTAGTGATGGGGGCTGGTGTGGATGAAATGCCAGGGATGAATTCTTGTTCCAGGCCACCCATGAAGATCTCATAGAATTGGGTAGGTATTGCTTTTGCTAATACCTACACATTTCTTGTAGCTATCCCatcctttcagatctacacaagtggcTAGGGGGTGTTTCTGGACAGAGCCTTTGGTGTGACTTGGCTACAGACTTTGTAGTAACTGTGAGGTTTGGATGTACAGAGATGGTTACCACTACATGTGCATCTGTGTAATCATTGTTCCTCTGTCCTCAGCTACTGCAGGAGaggttggaggaggagaggagagttcatATGGAGATGGAGACTTTCCTCAAGAAACATCAGACAGTACGTGTGCAGTGGTGGTTGGAAAATGGCATGACATGACTTGTGTATAGGAGCATAATTTATCTTTTGTGTgacatatacagtaccggtcaaaagtgttaaaatacctactcattccagggttttctttatttttactaattttctacattctagaataatagtgaacacatcaaaacaatgaaataacacatggaatcatgtagtaaccaaaaaagtgttaaaaaacaacaggaaaaggacccaacacacctccaggctgtgtaagggctatttgaccaagaaggagagtgatggagtgctgcatcagatgaccaggcCTCCACAAAAACCCCGACCTTacccaaattgagatggtttggtatgagtcgggaccgcagagtgatagaaaagcagccaacaagtgctcagcatatgtgggaacttcttcaagactgttgaaaaagcattccaggtggtgaagctgtttgagagaatgccaagagtgtgcaaagcagtcatcaaggcaaagggtggctatttaaagTATAAAATATAATGAGTtatttgaacacttttttggttacaacatgattccatatgtgttatttcatagttttgatgtcttcactattattctacaatgtagataatagttaaaaataaaggaaaacccttgaatgagtaggttagGAGCTGGAGCTGCCATCTAAATGCTGTTATTTTATTGCAATAGTAGAATCCCAAATCAATCCCTAGCACCTATTCAGGGTTCGGCAACCTTTACGACAGCAATAgcaattaaaacatttttaatCACAAAAAATGTGTTGGGGGAGCTGTACAAGAAATTGATGAGCCCTTGTCTCTAGAGCAATAGCGGCCATAGCTGGGATTTAGCACCACGAATAGCTGCAGATCAAAtcactgcaaaatctgactttcaGAACCACAAAACAGTGGACAGCGGCCGTCAGCAGAGCCATATTTGTCTGTCAGGTGAAGCTGcaacaatgtgtgtttgtgtgcacctctCAGAGTCTGGATGAGAAGCTGGAGGTGTGGATGGAGCGCTatgagagagacatggaggacaAGCAGCAGGAGCTCAACAGCCTGAGGAACAAAAAAGCTAACAATCTCTCCCAGCTCCAGGAGCTGGCCAAGAAAGTGAGGACAAAGCCTGGGTTGatttcattaggcaccaaacagggAAAAACAGACTGAAATAGGGAGGGACCACCTGGACTTTTCTAAAAAGAAACAGtagttttcattttccattgaaTAATGTTTTGCttcggtgtgccctaatgaatacaagCCTGGTCTGCATGGCTCACAACCCATTTCTTTCTGTAGTATACGGTTTAGCGCACTGACACTAGGTAATGAATAGGATAGTAGgcctgatatacactgagtataccaaacattaggaacaccgtcctattattgagttgcacatcccaCCTGCAAATAAACTGTTATTACAAGTCCTCAGAtcattaaaggggaaatctgcagttgctacatacgtTTTTTTAACTTTTAAATGAATTGTACACTACatagccaaaagtatgtggacaccccttcaaagtaGTGGATTCTATAACTAAACCCGAGATAGACCACAGTCTGTCGTTTTCAAtatattggcgcgttctagcatgcATCTACATATTTCCGTcggggaacgcctactctgtgaagtgcgcctgtgcaataactcaattcacccttgcactcctaaacaacgcaATTTTAAAAAACTTTTACCCTTTTGCAAAGTCTACAAAAcatagtccactctgttcataacagattgtagttttgggaacagaaaactgtattgagatcaaatgtttcatcaag
The genomic region above belongs to Salvelinus namaycush isolate Seneca unplaced genomic scaffold, SaNama_1.0 Scaffold291, whole genome shotgun sequence and contains:
- the LOC120039679 gene encoding dynein regulatory complex protein 9-like, whose translation is MTAHLKDQLHGRKAKTGLERKYVKSSAELLVYQGQKINTHSEKQLEEEIRLLQERLEEERRVHMEMETFLKKHQTSLDEKLEVWMERYERDMEDKQQELNSLRNKKANNLSQLQELAKKYTV